One Janthinobacterium sp. TB1-E2 genomic region harbors:
- the malE gene encoding maltose/maltodextrin ABC transporter substrate-binding protein MalE — protein sequence MSFTHPKRSFIKTTLIAAALAGIGNLAAVSMANAAEAGTLLIWINGDKGYKGLAKVGEEFTKKTGIKVVVEHPEDAPNKFQQAAAAGKGPDIWIWPHDRIGTWIDAGLLQPLTPSKEARAAILPLAWNAFTVSGKTWGYPISIEAVALVYNKDLVPTPPKTFEEIAALDKKLSAQGKKAILWDYTNTYFTWPLLGAGGGFPFEVKSDGRYDAAKTGVNNAGSQAGVNALMTLINSGAMPKGAGYAEMEAGFNQGKIAMMINGPWSWDNARKSKINFGVATIPTVAGKTATPFVGVLGAMISKASPNKDLATEFLENQMLQINGLKTINADVPLGTPANKVLFAELKANPNIQATMESAQSGRPMPNNPEMGRFWSSMQSALENITQGRQTTKDGLDAAAKRITTAN from the coding sequence ATGTCCTTCACGCACCCGAAACGCAGCTTCATCAAAACCACCCTGATCGCCGCCGCCCTGGCCGGCATCGGCAACCTAGCCGCCGTCAGCATGGCGAACGCGGCCGAAGCAGGCACCCTGCTGATCTGGATCAATGGCGACAAAGGCTACAAGGGCCTGGCCAAGGTCGGCGAAGAATTCACCAAGAAGACGGGCATCAAGGTCGTCGTCGAGCATCCGGAAGATGCGCCAAACAAATTCCAGCAAGCGGCGGCCGCCGGCAAGGGTCCGGACATCTGGATCTGGCCGCATGACCGCATCGGCACCTGGATCGACGCCGGCTTGCTGCAACCATTGACGCCAAGCAAGGAAGCGCGCGCCGCCATCCTGCCGCTGGCCTGGAACGCCTTTACGGTGAGCGGCAAGACCTGGGGCTACCCGATCTCCATCGAAGCCGTCGCCCTCGTCTACAACAAGGACCTGGTGCCGACGCCGCCAAAAACCTTCGAGGAAATCGCCGCGCTGGACAAGAAACTGTCCGCACAAGGCAAGAAAGCCATCCTGTGGGATTACACGAATACCTATTTCACGTGGCCTTTGCTGGGCGCGGGCGGCGGCTTCCCGTTTGAAGTCAAGTCCGACGGCCGCTACGATGCAGCCAAGACGGGCGTGAACAATGCCGGTTCGCAGGCGGGCGTGAATGCGCTGATGACCCTGATCAACAGCGGCGCCATGCCGAAGGGCGCCGGCTACGCGGAAATGGAAGCGGGCTTCAACCAGGGCAAGATCGCCATGATGATCAACGGCCCATGGTCGTGGGACAATGCGCGCAAGTCGAAGATCAATTTCGGCGTGGCAACGATCCCTACCGTGGCAGGCAAGACGGCCACGCCATTCGTGGGCGTATTGGGCGCGATGATTTCGAAAGCCAGCCCGAACAAGGACCTGGCCACGGAATTCCTGGAAAACCAGATGCTGCAGATCAATGGCCTGAAAACCATCAACGCCGACGTCCCGCTGGGCACGCCAGCCAACAAAGTGCTGTTCGCGGAACTGAAAGCCAATCCGAACATCCAGGCAACGATGGAAAGCGCACAATCTGGCCGCCCGATGCCGAACAACCCGGAAATGGGCCGCTTCTGGTCGTCGATGCAATCGGCGCTGGAAAACATCACGCAAGGCCGCCAGACGACCAAGGATGGCCTGGATGCGGCGGCGAAGCGGATTACGACGGCGAATTAA
- a CDS encoding sn-glycerol-3-phosphate ABC transporter ATP-binding protein UgpC, translating to MAGLKLTGLKKAYGDVQTLHGIDLEIADGEFMVFVGPSGCGKSTLLRSICGLEEISGGDLFIGKTRMNDVPPAKRGIAMVFQSYALYPHMSVAQNMAFGLKLAGMSKVQIADAVQRAAQILRIEPLLERKPKDLSGGQRQRVAIGRAIVRKPDVFLFDEPLSNLDASLRVQMRIELANLHRELRSTMIYVTHDQVEAMTLADRIVVLNAGRIEQVGAPLELYHHPANLFVAGFLGSPRMNFLKGKIHSYADGVATIATNAGGMLQAVLTQPLASGTPVTVGARPEHVQACAPGATAAITATVQAVEKLGDISYLYVDVAGGDEPLVVRADAETDWAIGQSVALQVAPARVHVFDEHGQTRT from the coding sequence ATGGCTGGACTGAAGTTAACAGGCCTGAAGAAGGCATATGGCGACGTGCAAACCCTGCACGGCATCGACCTGGAGATCGCCGATGGCGAATTCATGGTCTTCGTGGGCCCGTCGGGTTGCGGCAAATCCACCTTGCTGCGCAGCATCTGCGGCCTGGAAGAAATCAGCGGCGGCGACTTGTTCATCGGCAAGACCCGCATGAACGACGTGCCGCCCGCCAAGCGCGGCATCGCCATGGTGTTCCAGAGCTACGCCCTGTATCCGCACATGAGCGTGGCGCAGAACATGGCCTTCGGTCTCAAACTGGCCGGCATGAGCAAGGTGCAGATCGCCGACGCCGTGCAGCGCGCCGCGCAAATCCTGCGCATCGAACCTTTGCTCGAGCGCAAACCGAAGGACTTGTCGGGCGGCCAGCGCCAGCGCGTGGCCATCGGCCGCGCCATCGTGCGCAAGCCCGACGTCTTCCTGTTCGACGAACCGCTGTCCAACCTCGACGCATCGCTGCGCGTGCAGATGCGCATCGAACTGGCGAATTTGCACCGCGAATTGCGCTCGACCATGATTTACGTCACGCATGACCAGGTCGAAGCGATGACCCTGGCCGACCGCATCGTCGTGCTCAACGCGGGCCGCATCGAACAGGTGGGTGCACCGCTCGAGCTGTACCACCACCCCGCCAACCTGTTCGTGGCCGGCTTCCTCGGTTCGCCCCGCATGAACTTCCTCAAGGGCAAGATCCACAGCTATGCCGACGGCGTGGCCACCATCGCCACCAACGCGGGCGGCATGCTGCAAGCCGTCTTGACGCAGCCATTGGCCAGCGGCACCCCGGTCACCGTCGGCGCGCGTCCCGAACACGTACAGGCATGCGCGCCCGGCGCCACGGCCGCCATCACGGCCACCGTGCAGGCCGTGGAAAAACTGGGCGACATCAGCTATCTGTACGTGGACGTAGCAGGCGGCGACGAGCCGCTGGTGGTGCGCGCCGATGCGGAAACGGACTGGGCCATTGGCCAATCCGTGGCGCTGCAAGTGGCGCCGGCCCGCGTCCACGTGTTCGACGAGCACGGCCAGACCCGTACCTGA
- a CDS encoding alpha-amylase family glycosyl hydrolase, giving the protein MPTIQNNLAHLPADWWRSAVIYQVYPRSFLDSNGDGIGDLPGITSKLDYIAALGADIVWISPFFTSPMKDFGYDVADFCDVDPMFGTLADFDRLVARAHELGLKVMIDQVLSHSSDNHPWFVESRSSRDNPKADWYVWADQKPDGTAPNNWLSVFGGSAWQWEPRRGQYYLHDFLVSQPDLNFHNPAVQQAQLDNLRFWLERGVDGFRFDSCNFPYHDQLLRDNPPAAQRDASSVSAINPYGMQAHVYDKTQPENIAYLQRVRAVLDEYKAISIGEVGDDNALATMAAYTGADKLHMAYSFNLLTAEFSAAHIRKQVEEFEAQVADGWASWSVGNHDSVRVMTRWGGENPSPSLAKVVLAVQAALKGTPCLYQGDELALTEADIPFEALQDPYGIPFWPQFKGRDGCRTPMPWVAEAPHGGFSTTTPWLPVPPEHLARAADVEEHDSGSALRFAQNILAWRRTLPQLLRGDIVFFDAPEPVLALRRDLPGQPSVLAAFNLGTEAVTFTWPDAAPAADLAGHGLPGSKDNQQLSLPPHGGWFGTLA; this is encoded by the coding sequence ATGCCGACCATCCAGAACAATCTTGCCCACCTGCCCGCCGACTGGTGGCGCAGCGCCGTCATCTACCAGGTGTATCCACGCAGCTTCCTCGACAGCAATGGCGACGGCATCGGCGACTTGCCCGGCATTACCTCCAAGCTCGATTACATCGCCGCCCTGGGCGCCGACATCGTGTGGATCTCGCCCTTCTTCACGTCGCCGATGAAGGACTTCGGCTATGACGTGGCCGATTTCTGCGACGTCGACCCGATGTTTGGCACCCTGGCCGATTTCGACCGCCTCGTGGCGCGCGCCCATGAACTGGGCTTGAAAGTGATGATCGACCAGGTGCTGTCGCACTCGTCCGACAACCATCCGTGGTTCGTGGAAAGCCGCTCCAGCCGCGACAATCCCAAGGCCGACTGGTATGTGTGGGCCGACCAGAAACCGGACGGCACGGCGCCAAACAACTGGCTGTCCGTGTTCGGCGGTTCCGCGTGGCAATGGGAGCCGCGCCGCGGCCAGTATTACCTGCATGATTTCCTCGTCAGCCAGCCCGACCTGAACTTCCACAATCCGGCCGTACAGCAGGCCCAGCTGGACAACCTGCGCTTCTGGCTCGAGCGCGGTGTCGACGGCTTCCGCTTCGATTCCTGCAACTTCCCGTATCACGATCAATTGCTGCGCGACAATCCGCCAGCCGCGCAGCGTGATGCGAGCAGCGTGTCGGCCATCAACCCGTACGGCATGCAGGCGCACGTGTACGACAAGACGCAACCGGAAAACATCGCCTACCTGCAGCGCGTGCGCGCCGTGCTCGACGAATACAAGGCCATCTCCATCGGCGAAGTGGGCGACGACAATGCGCTGGCCACCATGGCGGCCTACACGGGTGCCGACAAGCTGCACATGGCCTACAGTTTCAACTTGCTGACGGCGGAGTTTTCCGCCGCGCACATCCGCAAGCAAGTGGAAGAGTTCGAAGCGCAAGTGGCCGACGGCTGGGCTTCCTGGTCCGTGGGCAACCACGACAGCGTGCGCGTCATGACGCGCTGGGGCGGCGAGAACCCGTCGCCATCGCTGGCCAAGGTCGTGCTGGCCGTGCAGGCGGCGCTGAAAGGCACGCCGTGCCTGTACCAGGGCGACGAGCTGGCCCTGACGGAAGCGGACATTCCTTTCGAAGCGCTGCAAGACCCGTACGGCATCCCGTTCTGGCCCCAGTTCAAGGGCCGCGACGGCTGCCGCACGCCGATGCCGTGGGTGGCCGAAGCGCCGCATGGCGGCTTCAGCACCACCACGCCGTGGTTGCCCGTGCCGCCCGAGCATCTGGCGCGCGCCGCTGACGTCGAAGAACACGATAGCGGCTCGGCGCTGCGCTTTGCGCAAAACATCCTCGCCTGGCGCCGTACCCTGCCGCAATTGCTGCGCGGCGATATCGTCTTCTTCGATGCACCGGAACCTGTGCTGGCCCTGCGCCGCGACTTGCCCGGCCAACCGTCCGTGCTGGCTGCCTTCAACCTGGGCACCGAGGCCGTCACCTTCACTTGGCCAGACGCGGCGCCAGCGGCCGACCTGGCCGGTCATGGATTGCCAGGTAGTAAAGATAACCAACAGCTCAGCCTGCCCCCGCATGGCGGCTGGTTCGGCACTTTGGCGTAA
- a CDS encoding substrate-binding domain-containing protein, with translation MNLKNLAKTLGISETTVSRALNGYPEVSERTRERVLAAAQAAGYRPNPMARSLAVGRTNIVGIIYPLMPNDLADPMFIDIVGGMSEALEAQQMDMMIAPASATNEFHTYERMVKGRRIDGLIVGRTKPFDERIAYLAQQGMPFVAHGRTQLNQPHAWFDYDNEAGMRLAVERLAQLGHQRIGLISATPDLNFVRQRVESFQHAMQAGGLAVDPDNLVDNAHDRRAGYQAMQRLLARSPRPTAVIVDNHMSGVGAVRALLDAGIAIGSEMSLIVWGVMEDSLAGHNVTTVVQPDPRGAGAKMINMLLALMDGTPVTDLQELWPCELLPGESAGPVIR, from the coding sequence ATGAACCTCAAAAATCTCGCCAAAACGCTAGGAATATCCGAAACCACCGTCAGCCGCGCCTTGAATGGCTATCCGGAAGTAAGCGAACGCACGCGCGAGCGGGTGCTGGCCGCCGCGCAGGCGGCCGGCTACCGTCCCAATCCCATGGCGCGCAGCTTGGCCGTCGGGCGCACGAATATCGTCGGCATCATCTACCCGCTGATGCCGAACGACCTGGCCGACCCCATGTTCATCGACATCGTGGGCGGCATGTCGGAAGCGCTGGAAGCGCAGCAGATGGACATGATGATCGCGCCCGCTTCGGCCACCAATGAATTCCACACGTATGAGCGCATGGTCAAGGGCCGCCGCATCGACGGCCTGATCGTCGGGCGCACGAAACCGTTCGACGAGCGCATCGCCTACCTGGCGCAGCAGGGCATGCCGTTTGTCGCGCATGGCCGCACGCAGCTGAACCAGCCGCACGCGTGGTTCGACTACGACAACGAGGCGGGCATGCGCCTGGCCGTCGAGCGCCTGGCGCAGCTGGGCCACCAGCGCATCGGCCTGATCAGCGCAACGCCGGACCTGAACTTCGTGCGCCAGCGCGTCGAGAGTTTCCAGCACGCCATGCAGGCGGGCGGCCTGGCCGTCGACCCGGACAACCTGGTCGACAACGCCCACGACCGCCGCGCCGGCTACCAGGCCATGCAGCGCCTGCTGGCCCGCTCGCCCCGCCCCACCGCCGTCATCGTCGACAATCACATGTCGGGCGTGGGCGCCGTGCGCGCCCTGCTCGACGCGGGCATCGCCATAGGCAGCGAGATGTCGCTGATCGTCTGGGGCGTGATGGAAGATTCCCTGGCCGGCCACAACGTCACCACCGTCGTCCAGCCCGACCCGCGCGGCGCCGGCGCAAAAATGATCAACATGCTGCTGGCCCTGATGGACGGCACGCCCGTCACCGACTTGCAGGAACTGTGGCCGTGCGAACTGTTGCCGGGCGAGTCGGCGGGACCGGTAATTAGGTAG
- a CDS encoding carbohydrate porin yields the protein MNKFFLKALPAAVLMALSASAQAALPIDFGGYIRSGFGTSSEGGKEACFGLAGASSKYRLGNECETYGELKFGGEAFKAANGTTFRINTLVAFSVNQNQDWEQSDPAWREMNVVADKIGTGAFAEARAWVGKRYYDRQDVHITDYYFWNNSGPGAGLENIDLGAAKLAYAIVRTADDGDSNRMGLSHDLRFSGIKVNPDGELTLGLQFNQKRNAQGAAPIASGHLLTIMHTQGNLLGGFNKVALQYGKGSAANTGGFSLGAGKDDKVVRLTEQIMIQPKGAWSGMGTFVYEDKETAGVSSKWTSIGARPVYHFSDNYSLAVELGHDIVKPEGGESRNLTKLTFAPQLSAGNSFWSRPVLRAFYTYAKWNKAAQSAAAAESALSSTGVFGGKTNGSSVGFQVESWW from the coding sequence ATGAACAAATTTTTCTTGAAAGCGTTGCCAGCGGCAGTGCTCATGGCCTTGAGCGCGTCGGCCCAGGCCGCCCTGCCGATCGACTTCGGCGGCTACATCCGTTCGGGCTTCGGCACCAGCAGCGAAGGCGGCAAGGAAGCGTGTTTCGGCCTGGCTGGCGCATCGTCCAAGTATCGTCTGGGCAATGAGTGCGAAACCTACGGCGAGCTGAAATTCGGCGGCGAAGCCTTCAAGGCAGCCAACGGCACCACTTTCCGCATCAATACCCTGGTGGCGTTTTCCGTCAATCAGAACCAGGACTGGGAGCAATCGGACCCGGCGTGGCGTGAAATGAACGTGGTCGCCGACAAGATCGGCACGGGCGCCTTCGCCGAAGCGCGCGCCTGGGTCGGCAAGCGCTACTATGACCGCCAGGACGTGCACATCACCGATTACTACTTCTGGAATAACAGCGGCCCGGGCGCCGGCCTGGAAAACATCGACCTGGGCGCCGCCAAGCTGGCCTACGCCATCGTGCGCACGGCCGACGACGGCGACAGCAATCGCATGGGTCTGTCCCACGATTTGCGCTTCTCCGGCATAAAGGTCAACCCCGATGGCGAACTGACCCTGGGCTTGCAATTCAACCAGAAACGCAATGCGCAAGGCGCGGCCCCCATCGCCAGCGGCCACTTGCTGACCATCATGCATACGCAAGGCAATCTGCTGGGCGGCTTCAACAAGGTGGCATTGCAGTACGGCAAAGGCAGCGCCGCCAACACGGGCGGCTTCAGCCTGGGCGCCGGCAAGGATGACAAGGTCGTGCGCCTGACGGAACAGATCATGATCCAGCCCAAAGGCGCCTGGTCGGGCATGGGCACCTTCGTCTACGAAGACAAGGAAACGGCAGGCGTGAGCAGCAAATGGACGTCGATCGGCGCACGTCCCGTCTACCACTTCTCGGACAACTACAGCCTGGCCGTGGAACTGGGCCACGACATCGTCAAGCCGGAAGGCGGCGAGAGCCGCAACCTGACCAAGCTGACCTTCGCGCCGCAACTGTCGGCCGGCAACAGCTTCTGGTCGCGTCCCGTGCTGCGCGCCTTCTACACCTACGCCAAATGGAACAAGGCAGCCCAGTCGGCCGCCGCCGCGGAATCGGCGCTGTCGTCGACGGGCGTGTTTGGTGGAAAAACAAACGGCAGCTCGGTTGGTTTCCAGGTCGAGTCGTGGTGGTAA
- a CDS encoding MFS transporter produces MDTTLPAQAPEPATARRTLVLAAVCLAALCMPLSFTGPAIAIPAIAADLHGTPLALAWITNAFMLSFGGCLMVAGALADRYGRKRVFLLGMAVFSAAALALAAAPGIVWLDVLRAVQGLGCAMALSSGLAALAQEFDGPARARAFSLIGTAFGVGLAFGPFLAGTLITHTGWRAIFAATAAAGLAALLAAARAMRESRDPQAQGVDWPGALTFTGALSLFTYGLLQAPDSGWGSAASLGLLGGAALLLAVFIRVERRAARPMLDLTLFRLPAFAGVQLLAAAPAFSFVVLLVLLPARFIGIEGYSALEAGRMMIALSAPMLVLPILAGMAAQRIAAAHICASGLLLAAGGLLWLSTCAPGQAPATLIGPLLLIGCGISLPWGLMDGLAISVVPVERAGMAAGIFNTTRVAGEGLALAIVSALLGTLTMAALGKVPGLAPEQAALAAPFLALGELRHAGVLLPQAGAAELAQAYGAAFRHLLYVLASITTASALLILAFLRHPAGAATGTAALPACKAQQ; encoded by the coding sequence ATGGATACGACTCTTCCCGCGCAAGCCCCGGAACCAGCGACTGCACGGCGCACGCTGGTGCTGGCAGCCGTCTGCCTGGCCGCGCTATGCATGCCGCTCAGTTTTACGGGGCCGGCCATCGCCATTCCCGCCATCGCCGCCGACCTGCACGGCACGCCGCTGGCGCTGGCGTGGATCACGAATGCCTTCATGCTCAGCTTTGGCGGCTGCCTGATGGTGGCCGGCGCGCTGGCCGACCGCTATGGCCGCAAGCGCGTCTTCCTGCTGGGCATGGCCGTGTTTTCCGCCGCCGCGCTGGCACTGGCGGCCGCGCCCGGCATTGTGTGGCTCGACGTGCTGCGCGCCGTCCAGGGCCTCGGTTGCGCCATGGCCCTGTCGAGCGGACTGGCGGCCCTGGCGCAGGAATTCGACGGCCCCGCCCGTGCGCGCGCCTTCAGCCTGATCGGCACGGCCTTCGGCGTGGGCCTGGCCTTCGGCCCCTTCCTGGCAGGCACCTTGATCACGCACACGGGCTGGCGCGCCATTTTTGCGGCCACGGCCGCGGCCGGCCTGGCCGCCCTGCTGGCCGCCGCGCGCGCCATGCGCGAATCGCGCGACCCACAGGCGCAAGGCGTCGATTGGCCGGGCGCCCTGACGTTTACCGGTGCGCTGTCCCTATTTACCTATGGATTGCTGCAGGCGCCCGATAGTGGCTGGGGCAGTGCCGCCAGCCTGGGACTGCTCGGTGGCGCGGCCTTGCTGCTGGCCGTTTTCATCCGTGTGGAGCGGCGCGCGGCGCGCCCCATGCTGGACTTGACCCTGTTCCGCCTGCCCGCCTTTGCCGGAGTGCAACTGCTGGCCGCCGCGCCCGCGTTTTCCTTTGTCGTGCTGCTGGTCTTACTGCCGGCCCGTTTCATCGGCATCGAAGGCTACAGCGCACTCGAGGCGGGACGCATGATGATCGCCCTGTCGGCGCCCATGCTGGTGCTGCCGATCCTGGCCGGCATGGCGGCGCAGCGCATCGCTGCCGCGCACATCTGCGCCAGCGGCCTGCTACTGGCGGCCGGTGGCTTGCTGTGGCTGTCCACCTGCGCACCGGGCCAGGCGCCCGCTACCTTGATCGGGCCGCTGCTGCTGATCGGCTGCGGCATCAGCCTGCCGTGGGGCTTGATGGATGGCCTGGCCATCAGCGTCGTGCCCGTCGAGCGGGCCGGCATGGCGGCCGGCATCTTCAACACGACGCGCGTGGCGGGTGAAGGCCTGGCGCTGGCCATCGTCAGCGCGCTGCTCGGTACGCTCACGATGGCGGCCTTGGGCAAGGTGCCCGGCCTCGCCCCCGAGCAGGCGGCGCTGGCGGCGCCCTTCCTGGCACTGGGAGAATTACGCCATGCAGGCGTTCTGTTGCCGCAGGCCGGCGCCGCCGAACTGGCGCAAGCGTATGGCGCCGCTTTCCGCCACTTGCTGTATGTGCTGGCCAGCATTACGACGGCCTCGGCCCTGCTGATCCTGGCCTTTTTGCGTCATCCAGCTGGTGCAGCAACGGGCACGGCCGCCCTGCCCGCCTGCAAGGCGCAGCAATAA
- a CDS encoding LysR family transcriptional regulator translates to MDNLNGIAAFVRAAETSSYVAAGRLLGVSASAVGKSVARLEEKLGVRLLNRSTRRISLSNEGALFYERCQRILADLGDAEAELSHLAEAPRGKLRVSLPVIGYRIILPLLAEFTRLYPEIELDLDFNDRLVDVVAEGVDVAVRSGTLTDSRLMARELGPFAFAIVGSPAYFARHGVPATPRALEEHACVRYKFPTTGKLQEWALQRAEGDSGGELRLPTALTCNNIEALIGAATQGVGLAYLPDFIVRDAIARGELQAVLTGYLLHSSKFWVLWPSSRHLSPKIRVFVDHLCTHLHFSSLPPGPAPLP, encoded by the coding sequence ATGGATAATCTGAATGGCATTGCCGCCTTCGTGCGCGCGGCGGAAACTTCCAGCTATGTGGCGGCCGGGCGGCTGCTCGGTGTGTCGGCCTCGGCCGTGGGCAAGAGCGTGGCGCGGCTGGAAGAAAAGCTGGGTGTGCGCCTGCTCAACCGCAGTACGCGGCGCATCAGCCTGAGCAACGAAGGCGCGCTGTTCTACGAGCGTTGCCAGCGCATCCTTGCCGACCTCGGCGATGCCGAGGCGGAACTGTCGCACCTGGCAGAAGCGCCGCGCGGCAAGCTGCGTGTCAGCCTGCCCGTGATCGGCTACCGCATCATCCTGCCCCTGCTGGCGGAATTTACCCGGTTGTACCCGGAGATCGAACTCGACCTCGATTTCAACGACCGCCTTGTCGACGTGGTGGCCGAAGGCGTCGACGTGGCCGTGCGCAGCGGTACGCTGACCGATTCGCGTCTGATGGCGCGCGAACTGGGGCCGTTTGCCTTTGCCATCGTCGGCTCGCCCGCGTATTTCGCCCGCCATGGCGTGCCGGCCACGCCGCGCGCGCTGGAAGAGCACGCTTGCGTGCGCTACAAATTTCCCACCACGGGCAAGTTGCAGGAATGGGCATTGCAGCGCGCCGAGGGCGACAGCGGCGGGGAGTTGCGCTTGCCGACCGCCTTGACTTGCAACAATATCGAAGCCTTGATCGGCGCCGCCACACAGGGTGTGGGCCTCGCCTATCTGCCTGACTTTATCGTGCGCGACGCCATCGCGCGCGGCGAACTGCAAGCCGTGCTGACCGGCTACTTGCTGCACTCGAGCAAGTTCTGGGTGCTGTGGCCGTCAAGCCGCCATCTGTCGCCGAAGATTCGCGTCTTTGTTGACCATTTGTGTACCCACTTGCATTTCTCTTCACTCCCTCCCGGCCCCGCGCCACTCCCTTGA
- a CDS encoding patatin-like phospholipase family protein, with protein sequence MKTVTTTPPDPASAATAKPARKTGLLLGGGAPNSTLIAGALAAFLDEGIEFDVISASGAGVLMGLLYTTPHEATPRQALQSWADTGVADSIYKMIPINYKVFQKPGMHASTFRDAFQPPANNPFFQAFQQTFAGVPTAWSDWGKLMVSSLSPSDLSAKSLGLCAHLPFLEKAVDFSGVARMRPDFYINAYNLSEHRMQIWGKHEIEPIHVRAALSFPFLYAPTTIAGDDYIEGAALDTLNFDPFIEGKGEHHDADTLVILDILGDERLLRKPRNLYDAWVRSIITPLVKISKSELRLFELEHNTDARTGQPKRRLLKLDLMGGIPEQHWPDTLDWSSSNMQLLFDVGHKAGLAFCRQHGDLLRRAPDAAPMAA encoded by the coding sequence ATGAAGACAGTCACGACGACACCGCCGGATCCGGCATCAGCCGCGACAGCGAAACCGGCCCGCAAAACGGGTCTGCTGCTCGGTGGCGGCGCACCAAATTCCACCTTGATCGCCGGTGCCCTGGCCGCGTTTCTCGATGAGGGCATCGAATTCGACGTCATTTCCGCCTCGGGCGCCGGTGTGTTGATGGGCTTGCTTTACACGACGCCGCACGAAGCCACGCCGCGCCAGGCCTTGCAAAGCTGGGCCGACACGGGCGTGGCCGACAGCATCTACAAGATGATCCCGATCAACTACAAGGTCTTCCAGAAGCCGGGCATGCATGCGAGCACTTTCCGCGATGCCTTCCAGCCGCCGGCCAACAATCCTTTTTTTCAGGCGTTCCAGCAAACGTTTGCTGGCGTGCCCACGGCCTGGTCGGACTGGGGCAAGCTGATGGTGTCGTCGCTGTCGCCATCGGACTTGTCGGCGAAAAGCCTGGGCCTGTGCGCGCATTTGCCCTTCCTGGAAAAAGCCGTGGATTTCTCGGGCGTGGCGCGCATGCGTCCCGATTTCTACATCAATGCCTACAACCTCAGCGAGCACCGCATGCAAATCTGGGGCAAGCACGAGATCGAACCGATCCACGTGCGTGCGGCCCTGTCGTTCCCGTTCCTGTATGCACCGACGACCATCGCCGGCGACGACTACATCGAAGGCGCGGCCCTCGATACGCTCAATTTCGACCCGTTTATCGAAGGCAAGGGCGAGCACCATGACGCCGATACCCTGGTCATTCTCGACATCCTCGGTGACGAGCGCTTGCTGCGCAAGCCGCGCAACCTGTACGACGCCTGGGTGCGCTCCATCATCACGCCGCTGGTGAAAATTTCCAAGAGCGAGCTGCGCCTGTTTGAGCTCGAGCACAACACGGATGCGCGCACGGGCCAGCCCAAGCGGCGTTTGCTCAAGCTCGACTTGATGGGCGGCATCCCGGAGCAGCACTGGCCCGACACCCTGGACTGGTCCAGCTCGAACATGCAGCTGCTGTTCGACGTGGGCCACAAGGCGGGCCTGGCGTTTTGCCGACAGCATGGCGACTTGCTGCGCCGCGCGCCTGACGCCGCCCCAATGGCAGCTTAG